The nucleotide window TGAGTTGTTAAATGGGAATGTGGTTCTCTTGGGGGGTTCGTTTTTTCCCTGTTTCCTTATTCGCGTTTAATGCTCTGAGAAACAATTTGGTTTGCATGTCTTTTGTTAGTGTCGTGAATAATGAGTTACGCCTAACTTTTAGCTTTGGGtgtgtgttttaaatttttgattGGTTCGTTCATGTACTGTTTAATGTGGATCTTGGAATTTTTTATGTCTTCTCTATGGTTGACGATGTTTCagttttgaatttatttgtGAATTGCAGTGGCTTAATTTCATTTGCAAAAAATATTGTGGTTATTTGAATTCTATCTTTTTCATTGGCTTAATTTGCCCCCTCCTTTTTGCTATTTTTGCTTTAATGTTtatcctttttaattatttttactttactgTGTTTTCTGGGGTCAACCCTTtgcttgtttttaaaattttttgtttggtggcttttcattttttacttctttGGGTTGGTTCGCATTCTAGAGGAGAAAATATCTCATGTGGTGTGATTTTAACTGCAGGATGTCTCTCAAGATCTGTCTGGGGAGTGAAGCTTAATTTGATTATTGATATTAAGGAATAAGATCTCATTCAACACACTAAACAATAGTGATTTTGCAAATGCTAAATTTTGGCAGGTCCAGAAATCAGTCAAGGGCAGCCAGAGCTACAACAATGGGAGGTATGATTCTGTCCTCTAAATTTGATCATGAATGGTAGTATGATCAacgttcttattttttttcccttgaaTGAAGTTTGGTTGCTTAAAGTATTAATCAATTTGAAAATGGGATTAGATTATTGGAAAGCTTTACCTTTTTTAACACTTGACTATAGGATAGACTGGGTGCAGGTATATGAATTGACAACATAAGCTGTTTGTGAATTCATCAATTGTtatcctcccccccccccccccccccaccatGTAATTGATGTATTAAAATGTAGTGTCTGTTTTTCTGTCCTTTAGGCATGGATTATGCAGATCCAAAAAGGAAGGGCAATTTTGTTGGGAAAGTATTTCTTGCTGCGGCATTAACTACACTATGCATAATCATGATCAAGCAGTCTCCATCTTTGAATTCCCCTAGTCCGGTAATCCCTATACCATTGATACCATTAAAATGCCATACACCATTACCATGGTCAACCTACATATGTTAGTGCATGGGTTATGTATGTTGTATGACCTGTATCTGTAGATTAGATTATATTGTTTATTGTAGTTGATGTTATAATACATTTGTACCTAACAATTAGACTTGGGAGATTTAGGTATAAATCCTGTTACACATGAATATAATGCTTTCTCTTGACATCTATaatctttcatattttatttcattgtgaATTTGTGTGTTCATAAAAGAGACTGGAGACATTTATTAGGCCATTGAGATTTGAGAGACCTACTGCATAGTAGTTTTCAGTTAtaattctcttctttctctcgcTCAATCTTCTTACGTAATAAGTCAACtatacttttttctcttttattcatCTAGCTATTGCTAATTcgtttttttcttctgtttctCCCCCCTTTTCAGTTTGCAGTTCACGAACCTGGGGTCACTCATGTTTTAGTAACAGGGGGTGCAGGATATATTGGTTCACATGCTACTCTACGACTTCTGAAAGAGAATTATCGTGTCACCATAGTAGTATGTCAATTCATAATGATTCTCTGTGAAAGCTAAATGCACTGATCAGTGTGGTTGctaaatacataatatttttttttctggcaGGACAATCTGTCACGAGGAAATTTGGGGGCCATCAAGGTTCTTCAAGACTTATTTCCAGAACCTGGAAGGCTTCAATTTATTTATGCTGACTTGGGAGATCCAATATCTGTATGCTTACACACTTTGTTACAATAAATACTTTGGTGtcacttcttttttattattttaatggcATGCATGGGGAAGGTCCATGAAAGATTGTTTATTCGACCGGTTATCaggttaataaaatatttttggagaATAAATTTGATGCCGTGATGCACTTTGCTGCTGTTGCATATGTGGGAGAAAGCACTGGTGATCCTCTAAAGTAAGCACTTCTAGATTTTGTTCGTCACATTTATCTCAGCTCAAAAAGTTGTGGAATTGGCACTTGTGTTCAGTTTCTAATTTTCAACATCTATATCTTAGTACCACAaatcacattttctttttagatACACATTGACATTTTAAACATTATTTGAACTGGCACAGAGATTTCTATTATGGTCTTGGCCTTGCCAATAAAGTCACGCATTGAGTCGCACAAACTGTGATgcaagataatatatttttctatttactgTTCAATATTATGGATAAGAGCTTCAAAGACAAACCATAGTTGTTCTTATTGACGTAATGTTTGCAATGCATACCAGACTAGTAATAGACAAGTTGGACCATTTGAAAATCATCTTTATCTAGAGGATATTTTTCGTTTGAGTGCACCTATTTTTGCTATTGCTACTCTATGAAATGCATTATGCTATTGCTATTGCCATTCTTTGTAATTAGATATGATTTTGTTGAGAGTTGGACAAATTGTTGTTATGAGAATGGTAATTTAGTGTTGGATTGACCAAATGTGGTTTTACTTtatagatttaatttatttctaattcgCATGTTTGCCAGGTATTATCACAATATTACATCAAACACCTTGTTGGTATTGGAGTCTATGGCTAAACATGATGTGAAGACATTGATATATTCCAGTACATGTGCAACATACGGGGAACCTGAGAAGATGCCCATTACAGAAGAGACAAAGCAGGTGGGAATCTAAGGATAGTTGAATTATGGGGGTTGGTTGAgaacattttgtttttcattgcaTCCTGATTTGACTTTACTGCTTGAGGAGATTTAGTGTTAAAATTGATGTTCTATTTCTATATATCAGGTCCCAATAAATCCATATGGGAAAGCCAAGAAGATGGCAGAAGATATTATtcttgatttttctaaaaactcCGAAATGGCAGTAATGATTCTGAGGTTTGTATTTTGGATTTACTTTTCCCTTCATTTTAAACAgatttttatatcttatttGTATTCCATTTGCCCTTTTGTTTCAAAAATTGTAAGTGATTCTTACTATATCTGAAATATATGGAAACCATgcaaaatgatccatttaatcAATGCATAGTTGGGGAAAATTATGGAGTTTCCGACATGTTCCTTTATGTGtggaaaacacacaaaaaaaagacaTTATTGTATTTGGATTCGTTGGTTTTACAAAACTGTCTACCTCATGTTGTTTGGACTATTGATACATATACAGTTTGAGGTTTGACTATGGATGAAATATAGCCAATCATTGGAAGTTGATGATGTTTTAGAATTATCTATGCTGGTAATTATTGATAACTTTTCTTTGGGAAACCACCAGATACTTCAATGTGATTGGATCAGACCCCGAGGGAAGATTGGGTGAGGCTCCTAGGCCCGAACTGCGAGAGCAAGGTCGAATATCGGGTGCCTGCTTTGATGCTGCTCGTGGTATTGTACCTGGTATAAAGGTATGCCCATTTCATTTATGCTTATGGCAAAAAAGGAATTCTTAGTAGAAGTCAGGCTATGTTTGGATATTTAATGATAAGTGAAATAGAATGGAATGGAGCGAAATGGGCTTAAATGGAATAAAGTTATCACTTCATTGTTTAGACTTTAGATATGTTGGAATTGGGAGAAAAGTAAGCCCTAGTTCCTCCCACATAACACTTCCCCTTCCCCCCAAATTAGAGGGTTAGAAACAGGAGTATTGGATGGAATGGATTCAAATGCATTCATTCAAGTTCCATTCCATCCCATTCTATTTCAAATACCAAACAATAGAACCTAGTATCATTCTATTTCATTACACTTCATTACAAAAATCGGAAATTGCTCTTCTTAAGGAGATTGCAGTGCATATATTATGCATTTTCAGAGGAATTGAACCAATATGGGGCAACTAGCTTAGGCCGTAATATTTTTAGAACCATCAAAGTCTTGATAAATCTTCTACTTTTCTTTTCCATACATTTAGTCTAGAATATAAGTGTTTAACTGAATTTTCCAACATCAGAATAATGTTCATATTTTTCTTGCAAGTGAAAAACTCGAGCTGTTAtgtgtttaatttgtaattgctTAGTATTCATATAAGATATTGACTTAGTCCTAAGTTTCCTGCCAATCACGTTGAAGAATACTACATCTATGGCTTCTTATACTTATTATTTACAACTTGCTCAAATGGTCTAGATGATTATGTCATAAACTTGTCCAATTTTATTGAATTCATTTCATGTAGTACTTGCAAGTGTGCTCATTGTGTGCTGCCTCTTTGCAGGTAAGAGGAACAGACTATAAGACGGCTGATGGAACTTGTGTACGAGATTATATTGATGTAACTGACCTGGTTGATGCTCATGTGAAAGCTCTGGAAAAGGCGCAACCTAGTAAAGTCGGGTTCTACAATGTTGGCACTGGAAAGGGTAGGTTAAAAAACTTTGATCATGAATAGCACTTTAGGGGTCGTTTAAttctgaaaaaatatatatatattttcacttATTTCCTGCTTCTTGAAATTTATACAGGAAAAAGTGTAAATATTGAAAGGGGGTAGAGAAATGTGTTtacttgtgtttttattttctgttttttctttttaattaccaAACTTGCCATCTTGTTTTAAATCCGTTTCATGTTTTTAAAGATTTGTACAGGAGGTagagaaataacaaaaaaaataaaaattgttctgTGTTTCTTGtacaaatttttgaaaacagATTGAAAACAAGGTgtcttttttgtaattaaaaatgaaaacagcaAATGAAGACAAGAAATAAAAGCACTAGCAAACGCCCCCTAAAACAATAAAACACTGTTTTCACTGTTTTCTGTATTAACATCTGAAAACAAGGAATAAAGTAAAAACGGAAAATAGAACTGGAAAATGCTCTTAAACCATTGTAAATTTCTTTGTAGTAAAATAGTTTAGCACATTCCTTAGTTGTCAAGATTCTCACGGGGTGTTATGTTTATCAGGTAGTTCAGTGAAGGAGTTTGTGGAAGCTTGTAAAAAGGCCACAGGGGTGGACATTAAAGTAGACTACCTTCCACGTCGTCCTGGCGATTATGCTGAGGTGTACAGTGACCCTACAAAGATCAAACATGAATTGAATTGGACTGCTAAGCACACTGATCTTCAACAGAGTTTGAAGGTTGCATGGAGATGGCAGAAATCTCATCGTGATGGTTACGGGGTTTCAAATGCAGTGCTTTGAATTACTTAGAATTCTAACATAGCAGAAGACTAGAAGAAACCCCAGCAGCATCCATTTCAGCTGCATTTCTATGATATCTTAGAATAGgggttgatattatttttttcttcttttactccACAGTGATTTGGCATTGGGGAATTTGTTCTTAGGGAGCATGTAGTTCATTCGTTACATGTTACATGTATTGACCGTATAATATGGTTCAATAATATGATGCAGAGGCTCTATTATAGCTTTTCTCTACAATGATATTTATATCACatttcatttctctctctctgtctcccGTTTTCCCATCCCTTATTTTCCTTCACTCTTACACCACAAAATACATATGGTTTTTCATCTTTGAATTCTTCCTTGTAAAGGGCGTGGTGTAGTAATTGTTGTGCCTGAATAGAATCAACAGGTGGGGGTGTCCTTTTGGTCAATTGGACATTGGAGAACTGACGATAATTCCCCAAGTGGAAGCATTCATtgaggttagatgggatgcccgTGGGTTCTTGCACTACTTGGCCGAAGCGTTAGACATAGGCTAAGGAGTGTTTATAGACCATCGTTTCTTCTTGATTAGATCCATGGCCTTCACAAGTGTTAACTTTTTAGTAACATTTTTAAACATAATACACATGTACAATTATAAATTACccttataatttgaaatataggaaaaaaaaaatctattcatAAGAATAATTCTCACATGATAGCCCTCGTGtgggtatatatatattacttcttataataataataactattcaCTCAATacgtctttaaaaataaatcattgatCTGAGGCATATTTGATTCAAACCTCTTGTGTAAGATTTTGAATTCGaattttgtggatgaaaaaaatgtaatttaaaaaaatgacttcACTAATAATAGCTAATCAAGTTTCCTTGACAGAGATTAGTGATTAGCAAAATTGATAGATACTTTACATTAATGTtatgatgacaaaaaaatatatatagaatgAGATTAAGTAATCTAatcattttgaaatattttataaaataaatttagctTATAAAATTTCATGTAAACTAAAAACTAATTGATATTTAATCGTTCTATTTTATTGTGATAGatatgttatttaaaatataaatcaatattcATTATTCGATATATATCAACAAATGTCtaaattatatcaattttaatattaaaaaatttaataactaaattacTTAATTTCATATTATACAAAGAGTTATCAATAAATGTAGCGGGTTCTTTCTTCTTTACATGTTTTGAAGATATTAATTAAGACATAATTTTATGGAACCCCACAAAATGTGTGTGCGCGCGCTTATCGTCCTTGTCGTCATGCATGCATGGTTTTAGACTTTGAGGGGTTGTCTGAGGTGTTGTGCGTTGTCgcttttggtttatgaatttgtGGTCCAGTATCTCGCTGTCCAATGAATTTCGATTATTAGTTGACTACACTAATTAATCACGCTGCTTTCAATAACAAATCAAATTCAGGTGGGTTGGGACCATATTGATTGATATGAACATCTCTTTTATTAATAGGATTTTGCACGTACGGATGGACCATGACTTATTAATATTGTTAAATGATAATAGCTACTTAACATCACTTTTTTTCCCTCTAGAAAATGACTAGAATACATTGAGAATATTCTTATTACATTATCAACACATTACATTTAGACATATAATCGTATAACCAACTTTACCTTTTCTTTGGGGCATTTGTCACCTTTATTATGATATTGGTCATATTCTCCATGTAATCTGCACTGATAGATAAACTATACACCCAAAGATTTTCTTCAAACTTCGCAATATATGCACTCATGAAAACTTAGTAGTGATGAAGACGTATAGGAATTCCCTCTGCTGGGATAGGTATCGAAGAACCTGAAACCTTCTCATCAGGAAGTATAGCTTCCCACTTGAACTTGGTTATGAGAATGTGAATGAAATTGAGGACCACAAACCGTACATAGTCTTTTCCAGGGCAAGTTCTTGGTCCAGCTCCAAAGGGTAACCAAGTGTATGGAACAGGAGCATTCCCTTCAAACCTTGAGGGATCAAAACTTTCAGGTTCATGAAAGTACTTTGGATTCTTATTTGTTCCAATAAATGCCCAAAAGATCTTtgaaaataaatgcaaataaaGAAGTtagtaacaaatttaatttacatGTATCAATTAATATCTTAACAATCTTTCTTTATCAAGGTACCTTCCACCCCTTTGGAATAGTAAAACCTTCATAGGTTATATCTGTTATTGCCTCTCTGAATGCACCTGGTGCAGTTGGGTAGAGTCTCATGGTCTCTTGTGCAACAGCCCATGTGTATTtcaatttctgtatgctgttccAATCTAGTGCAGTACCGGATCCTTTGGATATTGTAATATCAGCATGCTCTGATTCAAATAAAAGTAAGCAAGATATATAGCCTTTTTTAGAAAGGAAAATTAAGCACACATAATTCTGTTGGGCCTTATTTGTCACTGCCACTTACATTTTGGCTATGTGGTTTGTCAACCTTATTTTGTTTCAGAATCTTGCATTTTGATTCCAAAaagaaaagccaaaaacacaaactaTACTCTCCTGGCTTAAacccaaaatcatattttatctcACACCACCTTAAAATAGCTACAGTATTTTCCACagacaaaacttagatgcagTTTCTTAGCTATTTCTGGTATTGTTTTctgattaaaattagaatttcacGTCAGCAATTTGCATATTAAAGATTTAGGTAAAAAGTTACTATAAGTCATTAAGTTGGAATTCCAATTCTGATTAGAGAGCTGCACTAAAAGTAGCTAAGAAgctgtatttaaattttgtccTATGTTATATACAATTAGTATCTTAAATTACCGGATAAGATTTTTTGGTAGATATCAGGCCTCTGTCCAATGTGTTTGATCATGAAAGCCAGGGTAGTAGCTATTGGCATGTGGCTGGAATTCATCAACCCCATGATGATGTTACTTATTTCAAGTCTTGGCACATATTTTCCATCCTGCTCAGCACCAACTACGTGTGCTATTAGGTCATCCACAACTTGCCCCTTGGACAAAGCATCGATCTTCTCTTTGATCAGAATTTGGATCTCTTTCCTTATAGCAGCTGCAGCCTTCAGTGCCCTATGGTATGTGGAGCCTGGAAAATTCACAGGAACAGAATAGATACCAAAATACAAGTTCTCAAACTCACTGGCAAATTTTGGTCCATCAATTCCTAAGAAGAATTGGCATCCAAGTGTAAGGGAAAAGGCCTTCACCAAGGGGTACACcttcacttctttttttccttcccaGTGTGTAATGAAATGTTGGTTCATGGTGGATTCAATCTTGTTCCCCATGTACCTAGATATTCCCTCAGGTTTCAGAATCCCCAAGATCTTCACAGGAGCAGCAGATGCAGCTTCTTGTGTTGGTTTTGGCATAGGTGCATGTCTTTGATCAGGAATGATGAAGAACCTGCGCTGAGTTTTCATGTACGAGACCTTGACAAGCTTTGTCTCATTGGTGGAGACAAATTTGTTTGCTCCAGGGCCACAAAGAACTACTGTTGACTCTCCAAGAATGTGTGTGTGGAAGATCTCTGAGGAGTGCTTTTGAACCCTCTCTTGAAGGAAATGTTCAATCTTGTTGAACAAAAATTGGTAGGTTTCACCCACTAGGGGCCACCCAAAGCTACCTGGGGGCAAGCTTTTAGTGCTACCTAGTACTAgtagttttcttcttttctgcaAAACAAAGATAGATGCAACCAAGGTGAGCAAAGTAAGTAACAAAGATTGCATGAAAAAATCCATTTCAAGCCACAAAGTTTCTATGCTTGCTAGATGGTATTCTAGAAATGTTGATTGTTGAACACTCTTTATAAAGAAGTCACCGAGCCAATccacatttctctctctctccagcTGATATCATAGtttgttttgaataataattaatgacaaCCATGACCCAACATATTAGATGGCACTTGGacatagaaaaaaagaaaatatagatataatatatgatatgatttgtgataaaaaaataatagatgtttGATATATGAGTATCCATATGTGGatccattttcttttgaaaaatgagACAAGGTTGAAAGAATAAATAACTGTTGTTTGTGATATGGTTCTATCTTCATTGTTAATTGTCATTGCAAAAattgttggttaattttgaaaatcgagataatcctggataaatctgaagtcgtgtataaacactttcagattgaatcaaatttcggggttcaaccaaaattgttcaatcggataaaatcagaagattataattcaagagttttgttttggtcttgtgagtttttcacatgttatgctttctgaaccaggatgattatttataatcaaagaacaggtggtttttggcggttgaagGAAGTTATGGAAgttttatcctttaaaaaaaaaacggttggcggttgatggaagtttatctttttaaaaaactgtcttttcttgaaaaataacttccatgtaacttccaaaatttgacttccatgtaacttccaaaatttgcctaaaccgagcatctcgttattacattaaaacaagcgtgcactcttattttaacataataaagagatcaattacattaaaatgtccaacagacctcccccattttagtgtaattaccgatcaaatcaccaaagtcataacatacaacaaactactgcatagatgaaatatcgtgacgattgaatttcatcttagcaaattacacgtttcaaatattcgaatatcagggtgtcactaaggattgaaccctttctattcataatgaatacatgaagataatctgcacaatagtttataacattactctttctcgacactagttttactagcctgtgtccctatccttcataagcatatcaaagccaagtcccagcttcttgaagcggctaaacttcatgcttatataggtagtccttttctttcttgcacctgtaaatgcaatttttcaaaagaaccattgagaagttatacttcaacctccttaacttacagaaccgaacacattccttttgggatactttcgatgatgtgttccaatctctacatgttaagctttccacattgaattcagcacctaatgtcatattagatgggaattgggtatcttaacataagagatttcagatggactttaatcctaatcccacagccgacctttttacgagatctctacttaaccctttggttaaatgatcggccaaattatgctgagttctcacaaactccactgatatcacaccatgcatgattaactcccgaaccatgttgtgtctaacacccaagtgtctagacttcccattatacacttgactatATGCCTTAGCCAAAGTTGCCTGACTATCACACCTGATAGACATGGGAGGTATAGGTTTGGGCCACAATGGAATCTCATAGATTAGATTTCTTAGCCACTCAGCTTCTTTACCAGCTGCTGCTAaagctacaaattcagattccattgttgaatttgtaatgcaggtctGTTTCTTGGATGCCCAAGAGATAGCACCTCCTCCAAGGAGGAATACCCAACCACTTGTGGATGAATAATCCTCCATATTGGTTATCCAACTTGCATCAGAGTAACCTTCAATAACCGAAGGAAATCCAGTATATGTCAAACCATAGTCAATGGTTCCCTTTAAGTACTTGAATACTCTATTCATAGCTTGCCAATGATGAGAACTAGGATTACTTGTAAACCTACTGAGTTTAGCAACAGCATAAGCTATATTAGGCCTAGTACTAATCATTGCATACATGAGTGATCCTATCGCCCTTGAGTATTCAAGTTGAGACACTGCTACACCTTTATTAGGTAATAGCTTCAGGTTAGGATCAATGGGAGTACTTACCGGAgaacaatctttaaaattaaatttctccaatatcttctcaatataatgtgattgagagatggaaataccattgtttccacgtttgatctttattcctaagatcacatccgcctcccccatatctttcatatcaaacttagaagacaaaaatgccttagtttcatcaacttgatcttggtcggtaccaaagatcaacatgtcgtctacatacagacaaatgataactcctttgccatgagtatcaaacttgctgtatagacatttatctgcttggtttataacaaaaccactagacagcacaacctcatcaaatttttgatgccattgcttaggcgcttgtttcaagccataaagagatttcatcagtttacacaccttattttcatttcctggcataacaaacccttcaggttgtttcatgtatatctcttcatccaattcaccatttaagaatgcagttttcacatccatttggtgaatcatcagattgtggatagcagcaagtgctaacaacagtctaatagtggatatcctagcaacaggagcatatgtatcgaaaaaatcaataccctccttttgcctaaagccttggataaccaatctggctttgtacttgtcaacagtaccatccactttcatctttctcctaaagatcatcttacatcctaatggcttacatccaggaggtaagtcaaccaatttccatgtattattttgcatgatggaatccatctcactttggattgcttctttccagaatacagcatcccttgaagccattgcttcactaaaagtctttgggtcttcctcaacattaaggcaatattgatattgaaattcaatatcattccttgacccttcaaccaaatagagttgaaagtcatcaccaaatgacttagcttttcttactctcgtactctttctagtttcagtactagttaaaggtatatcctcaatattaactgagactttcgacatggaattcatgtcctttggcctaggtatagatgtaaacctttgttcatcaaagatagcatcccgtgactctataaccgagttcacagcaacagaatcattagattctagcacatagaatctatatactttagaatgttcagcatatccaataaatatgcaatctatacctctttcacctatggttttccttttaggttctgtaagcctgactacagccctacatccccaaattttgagataactcaaatttggtgtctttttgtgccaaagttcatatggggtaaccttattccttttgttaggaattcggttcaacaagtaacaggctgtcaacatagcctcaccccaaaatccttcacttaaacccgaataggataacatggaattcaccatttctttcaaggttctattcttccttttggctacaccattctgttgtggtgtatagggagctgtagtttgatgtattattccagtagattgaaaataaaccggatcataatactcacctcccctatccgtacgaagagttttgattagcccattttgatgaagttctacctctttcttataaattttaaatttatcaagagcttcatcttttgtatttaataaatatacataacaataccttgatgcatcatcaataaaagtaacaagatattttttatgacctaatgatggagtagcatgcaaatcacacaaatcactatgaataaggtctaagactttagtctcacttttaacatccttaaaaggtttcctagtgatcttggtcaacatgcaagttttgcatttttcaatgttcatatcaaaaggatgaatcatacttgtttttgacatatcttttaatcttttgtaatgaacatgtcctaatctagcatgccaaatttctgattttgtcatattagttatagaactacac belongs to Glycine soja cultivar W05 chromosome 5, ASM419377v2, whole genome shotgun sequence and includes:
- the LOC114413041 gene encoding UDP-arabinose 4-epimerase 1-like, which codes for MLNFGRSRNQSRAARATTMGGMDYADPKRKGNFVGKVFLAAALTTLCIIMIKQSPSLNSPSPFAVHEPGVTHVLVTGGAGYIGSHATLRLLKENYRVTIVDNLSRGNLGAIKVLQDLFPEPGRLQFIYADLGDPISVNKIFLENKFDAVMHFAAVAYVGESTGDPLKYYHNITSNTLLVLESMAKHDVKTLIYSSTCATYGEPEKMPITEETKQVPINPYGKAKKMAEDIILDFSKNSEMAVMILRYFNVIGSDPEGRLGEAPRPELREQGRISGACFDAARGIVPGIKVRGTDYKTADGTCVRDYIDVTDLVDAHVKALEKAQPSKVGFYNVGTGKGSSVKEFVEACKKATGVDIKVDYLPRRPGDYAEVYSDPTKIKHELNWTAKHTDLQQSLKVAWRWQKSHRDGYGVSNAVL
- the LOC114413043 gene encoding beta-amyrin 28-monooxygenase-like — protein: MDFFMQSLLLTLLTLVASIFVLQKRRKLLVLGSTKSLPPGSFGWPLVGETYQFLFNKIEHFLQERVQKHSSEIFHTHILGESTVVLCGPGANKFVSTNETKLVKVSYMKTQRRFFIIPDQRHAPMPKPTQEAASAAPVKILGILKPEGISRYMGNKIESTMNQHFITHWEGKKEVKVYPLVKAFSLTLGCQFFLGIDGPKFASEFENLYFGIYSVPVNFPGSTYHRALKAAAAIRKEIQILIKEKIDALSKGQVVDDLIAHVVGAEQDGKYVPRLEISNIIMGLMNSSHMPIATTLAFMIKHIGQRPDIYQKILSEHADITISKGSGTALDWNSIQKLKYTWAVAQETMRLYPTAPGAFREAITDITYEGFTIPKGWKIFWAFIGTNKNPKYFHEPESFDPSRFEGNAPVPYTWLPFGAGPRTCPGKDYVRFVVLNFIHILITKFKWEAILPDEKVSGSSIPIPAEGIPIRLHHY